The Ictalurus punctatus breed USDA103 chromosome 28, Coco_2.0, whole genome shotgun sequence DNA window CATTTAATCAAACGGTGTGTGAGCAAATTTAACCTGTAAATCGCTGGTATGAACATGTACAAAAGAAGTGTGGCATTCGAGagaatacatttatttcagaaaaacATTCATATTATATGAGAACGCCGGAGTTCGTATAAATTTCGTATAAGGAGACTCTTTAATGTGTATCTCGCTGATCCAATTCCAATGTCATAATTGGTCAGGAGTTTTATATACAAGAATCAcaccaaattaaaataaataaataaaaccgcttatttttttcaattcaaaaACACTGGTAAAAACGAACATGAACTTTTATTGTGTTTACAACATGACAAACATGggaatttatttatgaaatttaGATTTTGCTCAGAGCTAAAGTGCCagttattaacaacaacaaaaataaatcactgaaTAACAGTGTCTACCATCATGGAACTGCCCCTTGTTTGGGTCTACAGGCCTCCTGCTGTGAAGAAGGAGGAAAGCACAGAGGTTTGGGATTATAGGAAATTCAGTTTGATCTCATTGCACTGAAGATAAAAGGAGAGAATCCACATGAATCTGGCCTTAGAGTAGTATAGACAGTGGATTTGGTTGAAAAAGGTGGGGATTTTGGGGGACTGCATTTCATTTGTCAAAGAAGGAATGCCAGGCTTACAAGCCTGACGCCTTCGCTGAGAAGAACACATTGGACGTTTTGACAAGATGGCATAATCGGACTGCGCGCTGCTGCCCCCTTGTGGATGGACCGTTTTGCACAGCCAATTACCACTGGTATGCAACTGAAAGTGTCATTGAAGAAGGCACAGGAGAAAAGAGGTATCACACTTCACCTAAGGATTTGCTCTTCTTCCTGATCGTCTCCATCTCACCCTGCAGTTGGTTCACAGTCTCAATCATATTCTGGAAGCTGTCTCGGATATTTCCCATTCCCTCCTTCCGCCAGGATAAACGCAGTTCGTCGATCCACTGCAGCACCTCGTCCAGTTGCTCCTGCGTTTCCTTCTGCTCCGCGAGCTCGGCCAGGAGAGCTCGTTTCGCACACATCTCTGCCTCGTAAGACTTTTGCAGCTCTGCGGTCGAAGCCTCCAGCTTTAAAAGCTCTTCGTTGCTCTCCGGGTTTTTCCGGTGAGACTCGTCTTCGGGCAGAAGGACGTTTTCGGGCACTGAAAGTACACTGCTCACCAGCAGAGCCTCCATGCGAGCCGACAGCTTCCTGAAGCGTTCCTGCAGGAACTGCAGCAGTTTCTGCGTGCACTCTCGAGTCTTTACGCGAAGCTCTTCGGGCGGATCTTTGCCCTGGGACAGTTTTCGGACAAACACTGACTCGACGACTACGAGCATCTCGTACAGACAGTCCTGGAAGGCGCTGTTCATCCTCATCATGCAGGTCTGAGGGGTGAAGCCGAAGAACTGCGCCTCGTACAGCTTGAGGGAATCCGAGGACACGGATCCCACTGCGAAACATATGCCGACTCGTTAGATCACATCTACATCAGTAAacaatgatttgtttttttttttgttttgttttttttaaatatattttttaaaaatcaacagaCATAGAAATGAACATTTCTAGCCATTTCACATGACATGAAAGAGACAGGAATTTATCAGTGCACACTGTAACGCAATCACAGGTTTGGGTTGTACCAACATTTTATTGCTAATTCAGCCGATTCAAAAGGAAGTATACGGAGGACACGCTCCATAACCTGAGCCTTAAGCTAtaataaacatgtttaacaaaGGAAAAACATCTAATGGATAATACGGTGAAATGTTCTGTGAGAAACATTTACTCAACATGTCTGATGGAGGACTTTCCAATCTCTCACTAACGTGATgaactgcatttttaaaaacacccaattaacttcaagagacaaGGAAAAATAAGACTGGCTGGTGGGGGAACTACGGTCATAATCATAAGACTGCTACGATCGAAGTGAtgacaagaactaacttgttttgcaaacattacaaatataatcagttgtttGGAAACTGGACAGGAAAATAAAACTTCTACTTGGTTTCACTTAACTATCCTCATCAAGGATTTTTAAACATGCTAGTTTTCACAAATCTTGCAGCTTAATTGGTCAACGCATCATATGGGATTTAACAAATTCAGGGCATTGATTTTTCTTTGGAAATCTGTTACTTATTGGTATATACTTTTACATGTTTGCCTTTAGCTACAGCTAGCATAAAAGTCATCGTTTTATTTTTCAGGAAGGTGACCAAcagaaattttttaaatctctcaacacaaaaacaaattattggAAAACCTATTTCCTGACACATAACGTTATATTATAGCTCAAATTCTGACATCTTGTTAGATGATGTTTCGAGCCAGAAGACAAACTGTTTACACAACAGTCTTTTCTGTCAATGACCCATTTCCATTTAAATGACTTTTAATCTATCAAACTATACAAAAATACACACGTCATTctagtgattaaaaaaataaataaataaaataacacacacaaacacacacacaccatatgaATATAGTACAAGACAAATTTCTTAAATTCGTTGTGAAAATCTGACCACTGAGTGTTATCACAATATATCTAAAACGTTAGAAACACATTTACTCAAAGATTGGTTTGTGATATGCAAATCGGCGCAtttaatattct harbors:
- the mis12 gene encoding protein MIS12 homolog, with the translated sequence MAEDRETNMGSVSSDSLKLYEAQFFGFTPQTCMMRMNSAFQDCLYEMLVVVESVFVRKLSQGKDPPEELRVKTRECTQKLLQFLQERFRKLSARMEALLVSSVLSVPENVLLPEDESHRKNPESNEELLKLEASTAELQKSYEAEMCAKRALLAELAEQKETQEQLDEVLQWIDELRLSWRKEGMGNIRDSFQNMIETVNQLQGEMETIRKKSKSLGEV